Proteins encoded in a region of the Sugiyamaella lignohabitans strain CBS 10342 chromosome B, complete sequence genome:
- the DYN1 gene encoding dynein heavy chain (Cytoplasmic heavy chain dynein; microtubule motor protein; member of the AAA+ protein family, required for anaphase spindle elongation; involved in spindle assembly, chromosome movement, and spindle orientation during cell division, targeted to microtubule tips by Pac1p; motility along microtubules inhibited by She1p; GO_component: GO:0000235 - astral microtubule [Evidence IDA] [PMID 16580990]; GO_component: GO:0005938 - cell cortex [Evidence IDA] [PMID 15642746]; GO_component: GO:0005737 - cytoplasm [Evidence IEA]; GO_component: GO:0005868 - cytoplasmic dynein complex [Evidence IPI] [PMID 9658168]; GO_component: GO:0005881 - cytoplasmic microtubule [Evidence IDA] [PMID 12566428]; GO_component: GO:0005881 - cytoplasmic microtubule [Evidence IDA] [PMID 15965467]; GO_component: GO:0005856 - cytoskeleton [Evidence IEA,IEA]; GO_component: GO:0030286 - dynein complex [Evidence IEA,IEA]; GO_component: GO:0005874 - microtubule [Evidence IEA]; GO_component: GO:0005816 - spindle pole body [Evidence IDA] [PMID 16580990]; GO_function: GO:0005524 - ATP binding [Evidence IEA,IEA]; GO_function: GO:0016887 - ATPase activity [Evidence IEA]; GO_function: GO:0003777 - microtubule motor activity [Evidence IEA]; GO_function: GO:0003777 - microtubule motor activity [Evidence IDA] [PMID 16873064]; GO_function: GO:0003774 - motor activity [Evidence IEA]; GO_function: GO:0017111 - nucleoside-triphosphatase activity [Evidence IEA]; GO_function: GO:0000166 - nucleotide binding [Evidence IEA,IEA]; GO_process: GO:0006200 - ATP catabolic process [Evidence IEA]; GO_process: GO:0040001 - establishment of mitotic spindle localization [Evidence IMP] [PMID 21633107]; GO_process: GO:0000132 - establishment of mitotic spindle orientation [Evidence IGI,IMP] [PMID 9281582]; GO_process: GO:0000741 - karyogamy [Evidence IEA]; GO_process: GO:0008152 - metabolic process [Evidence IEA,IEA]; GO_process: GO:0007018 - microtubule-based movement [Evidence IEA]; GO_process: GO:0000070 - mitotic sister chromatid segregation [Evidence IGI] [PMID 7860634]; GO_process: GO:0030473 - nuclear migration along microtubule [Evidence IGI,IMP] [PMID 9201714]) — protein sequence MLVGRSGKGKTSTYQTLLSALESVESVESVCHVLDAKIISKDTLFGFLDATTREWTDGIFTSILRKIVENLRGENKKRYWIIFNGDVDPEWVENLNSVLDDNKVLTLPNGERIELLANVRLIFEVENLKYATPATISRCGMIWYGDDIVNASMYFQSELHRLKRSDIEDTEDEPIPISTEMTRERILDRVNEMLHKIFQETSIEDIIVKAEQLVHIMEFSYSRAISSFFSLLKSSCLNYQRLKSQDDFAPSQELIDGYILRTILSSLLWSFSGDSSLEDRKKYGKYLLQLAPFVNSSPADPFDSLLDFDVSADNGQWIPWVNRVPQVELESQAVVSTDAVVPTIDTQRHQDLIYRLLQDHKPVLLCGPPGSGKTMTLFSALRQSRNMDVMGLNFSKSTTPTLLIKSLEQHCTYHRTINGTVLSPTQIGRWLVVFCDEINLPANDKYGTQRVISLLRQMIEENGFWKEDERKWVSLSRVQFVGACNPPTDAGRTPLSARFLRHTAIILVDSPGTLSLEQIYLTFNRSILKSIPSLRHFSDSLTNAMIEVFVRSKEHFTSQQSSHYIYSPRELTRWCRGIFEAIRHWDELSDEGLIRLWAHEGLRLFSDRLIGKHERDWTWDMIREVASKHFPGADVRTALNGSILYSSWLSRTYSPVEQETLRQFIKARMKTFCEEELDTPLVLFDDLLDHILRIDRVLRQPQGHLILIGVSSSGKVSLIH from the coding sequence ATGTTAGTAGGAAGGTCTGGAAAAGGGAAAACGAGTACATACCAAACACTTCTTTCTGCCTTGGAAAGTGTTGAATCTGTTGAATCCGTTTGCCATGTTCTAGATGCAAAAATTATATCGAAGGACACATTGTTCGGTTTTCTTGATGCGACCACTCGCGAATGGACTGATGGCATATTTACTAGTATTTTGAGGAAAATTGTCGAAAATTTACGTGGCGAAAATAAGAAGAGATATTGGATCATCTTCAATGGAGATGTTGATCCTGAATGGGTTGAAAATTTAAACAGTGTTCTGGATGATAACAAGGTATTAACTCTACCCAATGGTGAAAGAATTGAACTGCTCGCAAATGTCCGTCTGATTTTTGAGGTTGAAAATCTCAAATATGCCACACCTGCTACTATTAGTAGATGCGGAATGATATGGTATGGCGATGATATTGTAAACGCCTCAATGTACTTCCAGTCAGAATTACATCGACTTAAGCGGTCAGATATTGAAGATACAGAAGATGAGCCTATTCCTATTTCGACTGAAATGACTCGAGAGCGAATTCTTGATCGAGTAAATGAAATGCTTCATAAAATTTTCCAAGAAACCTCTATTGAAGATATCATCGTCAAAGCAGAGCAGCTTGTGCACATAATGGAATTTTCGTATTCGAGGGCAATTTCGAGCTTCTTTTCATTGCTGAAATCATCTTGTTTGAATTATCAACGATTAAAATCCCAAGATGATTTCGCACCATCACAGGAGCTGATTGATGGATATATACTTCGCACAATTCTTAGTTCCCTCCTATGGTCTTTTTCTGGGGACAGCTCTTTAGAAGATAGAAAGAAGTACGGGAAATACCTCTTGCAGTTAGCTCCGTTTGTGAACTCCTCGCCCGCAGATCCATTTGACAGTTTacttgattttgacgtTTCGGCTGATAATGGACAGTGGATTCCGTGGGTTAATCGGGTTCCTCAAGTCGAACTTGAGTCACAAGCAGTCGTATCCACTGATGCTGTCGTACCGACCATTGACACACAGCGTCATCAAGATCTTATTTATAGGCTACTCCAAGACCATAAACCAGTCTTGCTCTGCGGACCCCCTGGTTCTGGTAAGACTATGACTCTGTTTAGTGCTCTTCGCCAGTCTCGAAACATGGATGTTATGGGTTTGAATTTTTCTAAGTCGACCACTCCTACCTTGCTGATAAAGTCCTTGGAGCAACATTGTACTTATCATAGAACCATTAATGGAACCGTTCTCTCCCCTACTCAAATTGGTCGTTGGCTAGTTGTATTTTGCGATGAAATTAATTTGCCCGCCAATGATAAGTATGGAACTCAAAGAGTTATTTCATTACTGCGCCAGATGATTGAGGAGAATGGTTTTtggaaagaagatgaaagAAAATGGGTGTCTCTGTCCCGTGTTCAATTTGTCGGAGCTTGTAATCCACCGACGGATGCTGGGCGAACACCCTTGTCGGCAAGATTTCTAAGACATACAGCAATAATACTTGTGGATTCTCCAGGAACACTGTCTTTGGAGCAAATATACCTTACCTTTAACAGGTCTATTCTTAAAAGTATCCCCTCCTTGAGGCATTTCTCTGACAGCTTAACTAATGCGATGATAGAGGTATTCGTAAGATCGAAAGAACACTTTACATCGCAACAAAGTAGccattatatttatagCCCTAGGGAGCTGACAAGATGGTGTAGGGGTATTTTTGAGGCTATCAGGCATTGGGACGAGTTATCCGATGAGGGTCTTATAAGGCTCTGGGCTCATGAGGGCTTAAGACTGTTTAGTGATCGTCTTATTGGTAAGCATGAACGGGATTGGACTTGGGATATGATTCGCGAAGTAGCGTCCAAGCATTTTCCAGGTGCTGATGTGCGGACAGCACTGAATGGTAGCATTCTATATTCCAGTTGGCTATCAAGGACATATAGTCCTGTTGAACAGGAAACTTTAAGACAGTTCATCAAGGCTAGAATGAAGACCTTTTGCGAGGAAGAACTAGACACTCCCCTTGTACTATTTGACGATCTTTTAGACCATATTTTGAGGATTGACAGAGTGTTGAGGCAGCCACAGGGACATTTAATTTTAATTGGTGTGAGCTCCTCCGGAAAAGTAAGTTTGATACATTAG
- the DYN1 gene encoding dynein heavy chain (Cytoplasmic heavy chain dynein; microtubule motor protein; member of the AAA+ protein family, required for anaphase spindle elongation; involved in spindle assembly, chromosome movement, and spindle orientation during cell division, targeted to microtubule tips by Pac1p; motility along microtubules inhibited by She1p; GO_component: GO:0000235 - astral microtubule [Evidence IDA] [PMID 16580990]; GO_component: GO:0005938 - cell cortex [Evidence IDA] [PMID 15642746]; GO_component: GO:0005737 - cytoplasm [Evidence IEA]; GO_component: GO:0005868 - cytoplasmic dynein complex [Evidence IPI] [PMID 9658168]; GO_component: GO:0005881 - cytoplasmic microtubule [Evidence IDA] [PMID 12566428]; GO_component: GO:0005881 - cytoplasmic microtubule [Evidence IDA] [PMID 15965467]; GO_component: GO:0005856 - cytoskeleton [Evidence IEA,IEA]; GO_component: GO:0030286 - dynein complex [Evidence IEA,IEA]; GO_component: GO:0005874 - microtubule [Evidence IEA]; GO_component: GO:0005816 - spindle pole body [Evidence IDA] [PMID 16580990]; GO_function: GO:0005524 - ATP binding [Evidence IEA,IEA]; GO_function: GO:0016887 - ATPase activity [Evidence IEA]; GO_function: GO:0003777 - microtubule motor activity [Evidence IEA]; GO_function: GO:0003777 - microtubule motor activity [Evidence IDA] [PMID 16873064]; GO_function: GO:0003774 - motor activity [Evidence IEA]; GO_function: GO:0017111 - nucleoside-triphosphatase activity [Evidence IEA]; GO_function: GO:0000166 - nucleotide binding [Evidence IEA,IEA]; GO_process: GO:0006200 - ATP catabolic process [Evidence IEA]; GO_process: GO:0040001 - establishment of mitotic spindle localization [Evidence IMP] [PMID 21633107]; GO_process: GO:0000132 - establishment of mitotic spindle orientation [Evidence IGI,IMP] [PMID 9281582]; GO_process: GO:0000741 - karyogamy [Evidence IEA]; GO_process: GO:0008152 - metabolic process [Evidence IEA,IEA]; GO_process: GO:0007018 - microtubule-based movement [Evidence IEA]; GO_process: GO:0000070 - mitotic sister chromatid segregation [Evidence IGI] [PMID 7860634]; GO_process: GO:0030473 - nuclear migration along microtubule [Evidence IGI,IMP] [PMID 9201714]), translating to MNGIKVHQLRTSNKYSEEDFLFDLRGILKEAGCNGQKICFILDESNILETSFLERMNTLLANGEVPGLFEGDDYAALMTACKEGAMRQGLSLDSSDELYSWFTSEIVRNLHVVFTMNPPDSDLSSHITASPALFNRCVINWMGDWSDRTLYQLSSSLIEAIDVDKSDFIVPKTVKSCSLLLGIPNNFRETILHAVVYIHNCVRNIEKDIHGSVLANDVELTSGGKIMTTPGDFLDFVHHFVKIFKEKKDLLEDQQRHFNVGLDKIKGTVFKVRELRDGLAIKKAQLEQKSQEARDMLRQMVSDQNEAERKREASIEIQLALDIQEQEISKRQEVVLQDLALAEPAVLEAQKSVSNIKKQHLTELRSMGNPPEAVKLTLESVCVLLGQRTESWRDVQQYIRRDDFIASIVTFDNETQMTSQLRSYMENNYLSRPNYNFESVNRASKACGPLLQWVEAQVTYSSILEKVSPLRDEVTQLESEALQTKAQAQAISDMIEELEASIESYKDDYANLITETQTIKNEMAVVEHKVDRSVQLVDSLSAERKRWAESIKEFKDKNECLPGNSLLSAASIAYTGYFDQQVRNHLKNLWHIYLEDNGIRFEKSANLAENLTSGKQRLKWHNNSLPVDELYIENAIMIDRHSRYPFIIDPTGRIVEFLQKEHQSRKLIVTSFLNEAFVKHLESALRFGTPILIQDAEYTDPIIAQVLNKEYKKTGGRTLIDLNKQEIDFSNNFKLYLLTRDPSYIVPPHVSSRTTVINFTITRSSLENQTINMVLRTERPDIEKKRNELVRLQGEYKVHLRQLELDLLQALNNIEGDILDDDSIVGTLERVKVESSDVSRRIEETQFVMYEVESTMSEFQPLAAHSGRIFAVLEKLSLLNNYYQFSLNSFIDTIQAVLTAPTTVEKRVTQLVKGLYKEVYGRISHTLLKADKPLFVLLLIQLYGKGFDLDTFKSFRDLLAINSSTPGWLIRVGELTDAVKETVMTYDEKDIKEVVRAGHDVPDIWGESNTGEHAFN from the coding sequence ATGAATGGAATCAAGGTTCATCAGTTGAGAACTTCTAATAAGTATTCTGAAGAGGACTTCCTTTTTGATTTACGTGGTATCCTTAAGGAGGCTGGCTGCAATGGCCAGaaaatttgttttattttagaTGAGTCCAACATTTTGGAAACATCATTTTTGGAGCGAATGAATACATTGTTGGCAAACGGCGAAGTACCTGGTTTATTTGAAGGTGATGACTATGCTGCGTTAATGACAGCATGCAAGGAAGGTGCGATGAGGCAGGGGCTTAGTCTTGATTCATCTGATGAGTTATACAGTTGGTTCACCTCTGAAATTGTTCGTAACCTTCATGTTGTGTTTACAATGAATCCACCAGACTCTGATTTATCTTCCCATATCACAGCTTCCCCAGCTCTGTTTAACCGATGTGTGATCAACTGGATGGGCGATTGGTCAGATCGTACTCTTTATCAATTGTCGAGTTCACTAATTGAGGCTATCGATGTTGACAAATCAGACTTCATTGTTCCTAAAACCGTCAAGTCTTGTTCTCTACTCCTGGGTATACCCAATAATTTTAGGGAGACCATTTTACATGCTGTCGTTTACATCCATAATTGTGTGCGGAATATTGAGAAAGATATTCATGGAAGTGTACTTGCTAACGATGTCGAACTAACGTCTGGTGGTAAGATAATGACAACCCCAGGAgattttcttgatttcgtACATCACTTTGTTAAAATCttcaaagagaagaaagaccTGCTAGAAGATCAACAGAGACATTTTAATGTTGGCTTAGATAAAATCAAAGGCACGGTTTTCAAGGTACGAGAGCTACGAGATGGTCTAGCAATTAAGAAAGCACAGCTGGAGCAGAAAAGTCAAGAAGCGAGAGATATGCTCAGGCAGATGGTATCGGATCAGAATGAGGCAGAGCGTAAGCGAGAGGCTTCTATAGAGATTCAACTAGCATTAGAtattcaagaacaagagaTTTCCAAGAGACAGGAAGTCGTCTTGCAAGACCTGGCTCTAGCTGAACCGGCGGTTCTTGAAGCACAGAAGAGTGTCAGTAATATTAAGAAACAGCATCTCACCGAGTTGCGATCTATGGGAAATCCTCCTGAAGCGGTTAAGCTAACTTTGGAATCTGTCTGTGTGTTGCTTGGGCAAAGAACAGAATCATGGAGGGATGTTCAACAATACATACGAAGAGACGACTTTATTGCTAGCATTGTTACTTTTGACAATGAGACTCAAATGACATCTCAGTTGCGGTCATACATGGAAAACAACTATCTTTCCCGTCCCAATTACAATTTCGAATCTGTGAACAGAGCATCCAAAGCATGCGGTCCATTGTTACAATGGGTTGAGGCGCAGGTTACATATTCATCAATCTTGGAGAAAGTTAGTCCTTTACGAGATGAGGTAACTCAGCTGGAGAGCGAAGCTTTACAAACTAaggctcaagctcaagccATTAGTGATATGATTGAGGAGTTAGAAGCAAGTATTGAGTCCTATAAGGATGATTACGCCAATCTTATCACCGAAACTCAAACCATCAAAAACGAAATGGCTGTAGTTGAACATAAAGTCGATCGTAGTGTGCAGCTTGTCGATAGCTTATCTGCTGAAAGAAAGAGATGGGCCGAGAGTATCAAGGAGTTTAAGGATAAAAACGAGTGCCTTCCTGGTAACAGTTTGCttagtgctgcttctattGCATATACAGGATATTTTGATCAGCAAGTTCGGAACCATCTAAAGAATTTATGGCATATCTATTTAGAAGATAATGGGATCCGATTTGAGAAGTCGGCAAATTTGGCGGAAAACTTAACATCTGGAAAACAGAGGTTGAAGTGGCATAATAACAGTTTGCCAGTTGATGAATTGTACATTGAGAATGCTATAATGATCGATCGACATAGCAGATACCcatttattattgatcCAACGGGACGGATCGTTGAATTCTTGCAAAAGGAACATCAATCCAGGAAACTTATTGTGACTAGCTTTTTGAATGAAGCATTTGTAAAACACTTGGAGAGTGCTCTTAGATTTGGTACTCCAATCTTGATCCAAGATGCTGAGTATACGGATCCAATTATTGCACAGGTATTGAACAAAGAATATAAAAAGACTGGAGGACGGACGTTGATTGACCTTAATAAACAGGAAATTGACTTTTCCAACAATTTCAAGCTATACTTGTTAACCAGGGACCCGTCCTATATTGTACCACCTCATGTCTCCAGTAGGACTACTGTCATCAATTTTACAATCACCAGAAGTAGTTTGGAAAACCAAACTATCAATATGGTTCTACGTACAGAGCGGCCCGATATCGAGAAAAAACGCAATGAATTAGTAAGACTTCAGGGAGAATACAAGGTTCATTTGAGGCAGCTTGAGTTGGATTTATTGCAAGCTTTAAACAATATCGAGGGCGATATCTTAGATGATGATTCTATAGTTGGTACGCTCGAGAGAGTCAAAGTTGAGTCCTCCGATGTCTCTAGAAGAATTGAGGAGACCCAGTTTGTAATGTATGAAGTCGAGAGTACCATGTCAGAATTTCAACCACTAGCTGCACATAGTGGTCGAATATTTGCAGTCCTAGAGAAGCTGAGTTTGTTGAATAATTACTATCAATTTTCTTTGAATTCGTTTATAGACACCATTCAGGCTGTTCTTACCGCACCTACCACAGTCGAGAAACGAGTTACTCAGCTGGTAAAGGGCCTGTATAAGGAGGTGTATGGTCGCATTTCACATACGCTACTTAAAGCGGATAAACCACTTTTTGTCTTATTACTTATTCAACTTTACGGCAAAGGGTTCGATTTGGACACATTTAAAAGCTTTAGAGATCTACTTGCTATTAATAGCAGCACGCCTGGTTGGCTGATCAGAGTCGGTGAACTGACTGATGCGGTAAAGGAAACTGTTATGACATATGATGAAAAGGACATCAAAGAAGTGGTGCGAGCGGGTCATGATGTTCCAGATATATGGGGGGAAAGCAATACAGGTGAGCACGCTTTTAACTAA
- the DYN1 gene encoding dynein heavy chain (Cytoplasmic heavy chain dynein; microtubule motor protein; member of the AAA+ protein family, required for anaphase spindle elongation; involved in spindle assembly, chromosome movement, and spindle orientation during cell division, targeted to microtubule tips by Pac1p; motility along microtubules inhibited by She1p; GO_component: GO:0000235 - astral microtubule [Evidence IDA] [PMID 16580990]; GO_component: GO:0005938 - cell cortex [Evidence IDA] [PMID 15642746]; GO_component: GO:0005737 - cytoplasm [Evidence IEA]; GO_component: GO:0005868 - cytoplasmic dynein complex [Evidence IPI] [PMID 9658168]; GO_component: GO:0005881 - cytoplasmic microtubule [Evidence IDA] [PMID 12566428]; GO_component: GO:0005881 - cytoplasmic microtubule [Evidence IDA] [PMID 15965467]; GO_component: GO:0005856 - cytoskeleton [Evidence IEA,IEA]; GO_component: GO:0030286 - dynein complex [Evidence IEA,IEA]; GO_component: GO:0005874 - microtubule [Evidence IEA]; GO_component: GO:0005816 - spindle pole body [Evidence IDA] [PMID 16580990]; GO_function: GO:0005524 - ATP binding [Evidence IEA,IEA]; GO_function: GO:0016887 - ATPase activity [Evidence IEA]; GO_function: GO:0003777 - microtubule motor activity [Evidence IEA]; GO_function: GO:0003777 - microtubule motor activity [Evidence IDA] [PMID 16873064]; GO_function: GO:0003774 - motor activity [Evidence IEA]; GO_function: GO:0017111 - nucleoside-triphosphatase activity [Evidence IEA]; GO_function: GO:0000166 - nucleotide binding [Evidence IEA,IEA]; GO_process: GO:0006200 - ATP catabolic process [Evidence IEA]; GO_process: GO:0040001 - establishment of mitotic spindle localization [Evidence IMP] [PMID 21633107]; GO_process: GO:0000132 - establishment of mitotic spindle orientation [Evidence IGI,IMP] [PMID 9281582]; GO_process: GO:0000741 - karyogamy [Evidence IEA]; GO_process: GO:0008152 - metabolic process [Evidence IEA,IEA]; GO_process: GO:0007018 - microtubule-based movement [Evidence IEA]; GO_process: GO:0000070 - mitotic sister chromatid segregation [Evidence IGI] [PMID 7860634]; GO_process: GO:0030473 - nuclear migration along microtubule [Evidence IGI,IMP] [PMID 9201714]) — MGSSEGLTGAEKAIQIASKDGSWVVLQNLHLSPDWIEGLEKLIESLQAHHSFRLFFTISLAASVPVTLLRTSRILTFERAAGIQSSMRQSLEGVSAFDMSKLPVERARLYYLLSWVHSIIVERLNFVPLGWSKTYAFNASDFESGLFVIDKWIDDESKNRTNISPSAIPWKALRTLIINTVYGGKIDISDDEIKTHPIVNRAFSKDAYSLGYELVEGESLSVVPEENDRESIFKWIDRLPERESPRWLGLEEDAEESMMKILSK, encoded by the coding sequence ATGGGATCATCTGAGGGGTTAACAGGagcagaaaaagcaattcaAATAGCATCAAAAGATGGATCATGGGTTGTATTGCAAAATTTGCACTTATCGCCCGATTGGATTGAGGGCTTAGAAAAACTCATTGAGAGCCTTCAAGCTCACCACTCCTTCCGTCTATTTTTTACGATCTCTTTAGCTGCTTCAGTTCCCGTTACGTTACTAAGGACTTCGAGAATTTTGACCTTCGAGAGAGCTGCAGGTATTCAGTCGAGTATGCGGCAGTCACTGGAAGGAGTATCCGCTTTTGATATGTCGAAATTACCTGTCGAGAGAGCTCGACTCTACTACTTACTCTCTTGGGTTCACAGTATTATAGTGGAGCGTTTAAACTTTGTACCCTTGGGATGGTCTAAGACCTACGCATTTAATGCCTCTGATTTTGAAAGCGGGTTATTTGTCATTGATAAATGGATAGACGACGAATCAAAGAACCGCACCAACATCTCGCCGAGCGCCATTCCTTGGAAGGCACTAAGGACCCttattataaatacagTCTATGGAGGTAAAATCGACATTAGCGATGATGAAATCAAGACACATCCTATAGTCAACCGAGCTTTTAGTAAAGACGCATATTCGCTTGGATATGAACTTGTGGAAGGCGAATCTCTATCGGTTGtaccagaagaaaatgatcGTGAATCTATTTTTAAATGGATAGACAGACTTCCTGAGAGGGAGAGTCCTAGATGGCTTGGTTTGGAAGAGGATGCTGAAGAgtcgatgatgaagatattAAGTAAGTAA